Proteins encoded in a region of the Haloarcula sp. CBA1129 genome:
- a CDS encoding NUDIX domain-containing protein: protein MPTLAAFEDRDVLTRRVTRETDTAGVDGVRTRADRGLHWAVGALVTDPAERLLFVHEDEIWKLPGGGVEAGETRQEAVRREVREETGIDITVDDLAAVTEVVVTDGGREATFFFGTYRGTADSTALASDPGLDGESIETVAWRDSVPENCLDERLLRRLR from the coding sequence ATGCCGACGCTCGCGGCCTTCGAAGACCGTGACGTACTCACTCGGCGGGTGACCCGGGAGACCGACACAGCGGGCGTCGACGGGGTCCGCACCCGTGCCGACCGCGGCCTCCACTGGGCCGTGGGCGCGCTCGTCACCGACCCGGCAGAGCGGCTGCTGTTCGTCCATGAAGACGAGATCTGGAAGCTCCCGGGCGGTGGCGTCGAAGCCGGTGAGACGCGTCAGGAGGCCGTGCGCCGCGAGGTCCGCGAGGAGACCGGTATCGACATCACTGTTGACGACCTCGCCGCGGTCACCGAAGTTGTCGTGACCGACGGCGGGCGTGAGGCGACGTTCTTCTTCGGGACCTACCGCGGCACGGCTGATTCGACGGCGCTCGCGTCGGACCCCGGACTCGACGGCGAGTCGATAGAGACCGTCGCGTGGCGGGATTCAGTCCCAGAAAACTGTCTGGACGAGCGGCTGCTCCGGCGACTCCGCTGA
- a CDS encoding TFIIB-type zinc ribbon-containing protein, which translates to MKVRGERECQDCGTRWRYYETGSIACPDCGSIHSVGIDEHTEHTDTPATLDLTPVRNRIDADSTREIADAVAERCREYTRKRGFIDAGELRSLDPTFVAAVELQHVGTHLSRELRSGDSAERYFYELLGGADDGDRPAVEDVPSALRVPYGLAMAAAVDSYQRDVRTYLDANPEPTARQLSGRIRDHRKRIEALDGNVDPADANRLAHAARDLGSYITGDESAFVRAENWLAGIEDDTV; encoded by the coding sequence ATGAAAGTCCGCGGGGAGCGCGAGTGTCAGGACTGTGGCACGCGATGGCGGTACTACGAGACGGGGAGCATTGCCTGTCCGGACTGTGGCAGCATCCACAGTGTCGGCATCGACGAGCACACCGAACATACCGATACACCGGCTACGCTCGATCTGACGCCGGTCCGGAATCGCATCGACGCGGATTCGACACGGGAAATCGCTGACGCGGTTGCGGAGCGGTGCCGGGAGTACACGCGAAAGCGGGGGTTCATCGACGCGGGCGAACTTCGCTCGCTCGACCCGACGTTCGTCGCCGCAGTCGAACTCCAACATGTCGGCACACACCTCTCCCGAGAGTTGCGCAGCGGCGACTCGGCGGAGCGGTACTTCTACGAACTGCTCGGCGGGGCGGACGACGGCGACCGTCCAGCTGTCGAAGACGTCCCGTCGGCGCTTCGAGTGCCGTACGGTCTGGCGATGGCGGCCGCCGTCGACAGCTATCAGCGGGACGTACGGACATATCTGGATGCCAATCCGGAGCCCACCGCGAGACAGCTTTCCGGACGGATACGCGACCATCGAAAGCGGATCGAGGCGCTGGACGGCAACGTCGACCCCGCCGACGCGAACCGCCTCGCCCATGCAGCACGGGACTTGGGTTCGTACATCACCGGCGACGAGAGCGCCTTCGTCAGAGCAGAGAACTGGCTCGCCGGTATCGAGGACGACACCGTCTGA
- a CDS encoding PadR family transcriptional regulator: MHDLTGFQRDLLYVIAGREEPHGLAIKEELEAYYEKEIHHGRLYPNLDTLVDKGLVEKGQRDRRTNFYTLTRRGRREIDARREWEDQYVDL; encoded by the coding sequence ATGCACGACTTGACAGGATTCCAGCGTGACCTTCTCTACGTGATCGCTGGCAGGGAGGAACCCCACGGCTTAGCTATCAAGGAGGAACTCGAAGCGTACTACGAGAAGGAGATCCATCACGGTCGCCTGTACCCGAACCTCGACACCCTAGTTGACAAGGGACTGGTCGAGAAAGGGCAGCGCGACCGCCGGACCAACTTCTATACGCTCACACGTCGTGGCCGACGCGAGATCGACGCCCGCCGCGAGTGGGAAGACCAGTACGTCGACCTGTAA